A section of the Rhodospirillales bacterium genome encodes:
- the mnmA gene encoding tRNA 2-thiouridine(34) synthase MnmA, which produces METGLNSLGFAKPPKDTRVVVAMSGGVDSSVVASLLHEEGYDVVGVTLQLYDHGLALEKKGACCAGQDIYDAQMVAQARGFPHYVLNYENRFSDAVMQDFADSYLHGRTPIPCVRCNQTVKFRDLLAVAKDLGADCMATGHYIRRVVNDGRAELHRAHDPAKDQSYFLFATTQEQLDFLRFPLGVWSKDVTREHARRLGLVTAAKPDSQDICFVPNGDYAAVVERLRPDAVRPGDIVHVDGRVLGRHRGVVGYTVGQRKGIGVGGGHTENNTPLYVVKVDAENARVVVGPREALACDTVTLTDCNWLGADVRAVTVKLRSVAQPVPARLDRAGGRIRLETPQYGISPGQAAVCYDGDRVLGGGWIAAAA; this is translated from the coding sequence ATGGAAACCGGCCTTAACTCGTTGGGTTTTGCCAAACCCCCAAAGGATACCCGCGTGGTCGTCGCCATGTCGGGCGGGGTGGATTCGTCCGTGGTGGCCAGCCTGCTGCACGAGGAAGGGTATGACGTCGTGGGCGTGACGCTGCAACTTTACGACCACGGCCTCGCGCTTGAAAAAAAGGGCGCGTGCTGTGCCGGTCAGGATATTTACGACGCCCAGATGGTCGCGCAGGCGCGTGGGTTTCCGCACTATGTACTCAATTACGAGAACAGGTTTTCCGATGCAGTGATGCAGGATTTCGCCGACAGCTATCTGCATGGCCGAACCCCGATCCCGTGCGTGCGCTGCAACCAGACGGTCAAATTCCGCGATCTGCTGGCGGTGGCAAAGGATCTGGGCGCCGATTGCATGGCCACTGGCCATTATATCCGCCGCGTGGTCAATGACGGCCGCGCCGAACTGCATCGCGCCCACGACCCCGCCAAGGACCAAAGTTATTTTCTGTTCGCAACCACACAGGAACAGCTCGACTTCCTGCGCTTTCCGCTTGGTGTCTGGTCGAAGGACGTGACAAGGGAACACGCAAGGCGGCTGGGGCTGGTCACCGCCGCCAAGCCGGACAGTCAGGACATCTGCTTCGTCCCCAACGGCGATTACGCGGCCGTGGTCGAACGCCTGCGGCCCGACGCCGTGCGCCCCGGCGACATCGTGCATGTCGATGGCCGCGTGCTGGGGCGGCATCGGGGCGTGGTCGGTTACACGGTGGGCCAGCGCAAGGGCATCGGCGTTGGCGGCGGCCATACCGAAAACAACACGCCTCTGTACGTGGTGAAGGTGGATGCCGAAAACGCCCGCGTCGTCGTCGGCCCGCGTGAGGCGCTGGCCTGCGATACGGTAACTCTGACGGATTGCAACTGGCTGGGCGCGGACGTACGCGCGGTCACGGTCAAACTGCGCTCGGTGGCCCAACCTGTGCCGGCGCGCCTTGACCGCGCGGGTGGGCGCATCAGGCTGGAAACCCCGCAATACGGCATTTCGCCGGGTCAGGCCGCGGTATGTTATGACGGTGACCGGGTTCTGGGCGGCGGCTGGATCGCGGCGGCGGCCTGA
- a CDS encoding D-Ala-D-Ala dipeptidase, translating to MTLIKPEALVDLGEAAHKARVDLRIDLIYADAAHPLNQTFATAIYRPGARLRLYCDLADIVLAAGRAANAQGLRLVATDGLRTTEAQARMAQTPRVRANPHWTQPGPGMLISPPGAGAHPRGMAVDVMIETLAGKVLDMGCALDYFSPDPADNPAARNYPVSDDVRANRAWLDAVMAAGALACGKELCPLPSEWWDYRLPRDIYESHAPLSDADLPENMRMCS from the coding sequence ATGACCCTAATCAAGCCCGAAGCACTTGTCGACCTTGGCGAAGCGGCGCACAAGGCGCGTGTCGATCTGCGCATCGACCTGATCTATGCCGACGCCGCGCATCCGCTTAACCAGACCTTCGCCACCGCCATTTACCGGCCGGGGGCGCGGTTGCGGCTTTACTGCGATCTTGCGGACATCGTGCTGGCGGCGGGACGCGCCGCGAACGCGCAAGGGTTGCGGCTGGTCGCCACCGACGGATTACGCACGACCGAGGCACAGGCGCGCATGGCGCAAACACCGCGCGTGCGCGCAAATCCGCACTGGACGCAACCCGGACCCGGCATGCTGATCTCCCCGCCCGGCGCGGGCGCGCATCCGCGCGGCATGGCGGTGGACGTCATGATCGAGACGCTTGCGGGCAAGGTCCTCGACATGGGTTGCGCGCTCGATTATTTCTCGCCCGATCCTGCGGACAATCCGGCGGCGCGGAATTATCCGGTTTCGGACGACGTGCGCGCCAACCGCGCATGGCTTGACGCGGTCATGGCGGCGGGGGCGCTGGCATGCGGAAAAGAGCTGTGCCCGCTGCCCTCGGAATGGTGGGATTATCGCCTGCCGCGCGATATATATGAATCCCATGCGCCCCTGTCGGACGCGGACCTGCCGGAAAACATGCGGATGTGTTCATGA
- a CDS encoding bifunctional riboflavin kinase/FAD synthetase, translated as MNDTPPRPVVAIGNFDGVHLGHAALLARARAIADAQGRPLVAVTFEPHPRAFFNPDAPPFRLTPETVKARRLKELDVDEVQILDFNAIMAGLSAAQFVDMIVVGHLDAAHVVVGSDFHFGKGRAGHVDTLQADGRFQVTAVTLEAAGDAPVSSTRIRAALKEGDIAAANAMLGWAWEIEGPVVHGDARGRELGYPTANMPLGETCVPAHGVYAARVLIDGEWRMGAANIGIRPMFATPEPLLEVYVLDFSGDLYGQTLRVQPVRKLRDEAKFDTLDALKAQIAQDVARAREILGVAMAGMESGR; from the coding sequence ATGAACGATACCCCACCCCGCCCCGTCGTTGCCATCGGCAATTTCGATGGTGTCCATCTGGGTCATGCCGCCCTTTTGGCGCGCGCGCGCGCGATTGCCGATGCGCAAGGCCGGCCGCTTGTGGCCGTGACCTTCGAACCGCACCCGCGCGCGTTTTTCAATCCCGATGCGCCGCCCTTCCGCCTGACGCCGGAAACGGTGAAGGCGCGCCGCCTGAAGGAACTGGACGTGGACGAGGTCCAGATCCTCGACTTCAACGCCATCATGGCCGGTCTTTCGGCGGCGCAGTTCGTCGATATGATCGTTGTCGGCCATCTGGATGCCGCGCATGTCGTGGTCGGGTCGGATTTTCACTTTGGCAAGGGGCGCGCGGGCCATGTCGATACGCTTCAGGCCGACGGGCGCTTTCAGGTCACGGCCGTGACGCTGGAGGCAGCGGGCGATGCGCCGGTTTCCTCCACCCGTATCCGCGCGGCGCTGAAAGAAGGCGATATCGCCGCCGCCAACGCGATGCTGGGCTGGGCGTGGGAAATCGAGGGGCCGGTCGTCCATGGTGACGCGCGCGGGCGCGAACTGGGCTACCCCACCGCCAACATGCCCTTGGGCGAAACCTGCGTCCCGGCCCATGGTGTTTACGCGGCGCGCGTTCTGATCGACGGGGAATGGCGCATGGGTGCCGCCAATATCGGCATCCGTCCGATGTTCGCGACCCCGGAACCCTTGCTTGAAGTCTATGTTCTTGATTTCAGCGGCGACCTTTACGGACAAACGCTGCGCGTGCAACCGGTGCGCAAGCTGCGCGACGAGGCGAAATTCGACACGCTCGACGCCCTGAAAGCGCAAATCGCACAGGATGTTGCGCGCGCACGGGAAATTCTGGGCGTGGCCATGGCGGGCATGGAATCCGGTCGTTGA
- a CDS encoding isoleucine--tRNA ligase, translating into MTATYDAEFFKTTVFLPKTEFPMRGDLPQREPEALERWRTMDLYARLREKTGRRQWTLHDGPPYANGNIHIGHAVNKILKDVINRTMQMTGRDADYVPGWDCHGLPIEWKIEEKYRAEGRDKDSVPILEFRRECREFAQHWVDVQAVEFQRLGVVGNWKDPYLTMTKPAEAQIAREIHKFLMNGGLYKGVKPVLWSTVEKTALAEAEVEYHEHKSITIWVKFPVVKAAAPEIDGASVVIWTTTPWTMPSNRAIAAGADMDYAVYTVDAVADGARVKQGEKLVLNQKLAEDVREKSGIAAWTKGAEFKGAALAGTVCAHPLRGKGYEFDVPVLMGDFVTDDAGTGFVHIAPGHGADDFELGRANGIEIPDNVDDDGRFRASVPLFGGLAIFNAKGEFDQGNFAPLKAIDEVGNLLAKGSLRHDYPHSWRSKAPLIFRTTPQWFISMETNDLRAKALKAIGETKWYPPQGENRIRAMVESRPDWCISRQRAWGVPIAIFVDRATGNVLRDADVCKRIADIFESEGSDAWFARDPQDFLGEKYNAADYQQVRDIVDVWFESGSTHQFVLAPRGLPWPADLYLEGSDQHRGWFHSSLLESCGTVGRAPYNAVLTHGFVLDEKGMKMSKSTGNVVAPQSVMEKYGADILRLWTITTDYSEDVRIGDTVLKTTADMYRRIRNTYKYLLGALDGFTPDEAVDLNDLEKLPALERYMLHLLSTLDGDVRKAIADFDFGRMAHLVYGFCNGPLSAFYFDIRKDRLYCDRPDMFERRATRSVMAAMLESLCGWLAPVLSFTADEAWQYRPRGIFKNDADSVHLTDFVTLPESWRDPALAEKWDRVLAVRDVVLGAMEIARKDKMIGSALEAHPHIYINADSPDDIDWAEIVITSQTTLIRGAAPEGAFTLPGVPGVGVVVGRAEGKKCERSWKILPDVGMDVEFPTLTPRDADAVRAFLKKNRKAA; encoded by the coding sequence ATGACCGCCACCTACGACGCCGAATTTTTCAAGACCACCGTTTTCCTGCCGAAGACGGAATTCCCGATGCGCGGCGACCTGCCGCAGCGCGAGCCGGAAGCGCTGGAACGCTGGCGGACGATGGACCTGTATGCGCGCCTGCGTGAAAAAACGGGGCGCAGACAATGGACGCTGCATGACGGCCCGCCCTATGCCAACGGCAACATCCATATCGGCCACGCGGTCAACAAGATCCTCAAGGATGTGATCAACCGCACGATGCAGATGACGGGTCGCGACGCTGATTACGTGCCGGGTTGGGATTGCCACGGCTTGCCCATCGAATGGAAGATCGAGGAAAAATATCGCGCCGAAGGCCGCGACAAGGATTCGGTGCCCATTCTGGAATTCCGCCGCGAATGCCGCGAATTCGCACAGCACTGGGTCGACGTGCAGGCGGTTGAATTCCAGCGTCTGGGCGTGGTCGGGAACTGGAAAGATCCGTATCTGACCATGACCAAACCCGCCGAGGCGCAGATCGCGCGCGAGATTCACAAATTCCTGATGAATGGCGGCCTGTACAAGGGTGTCAAACCCGTCCTGTGGTCGACGGTCGAAAAAACCGCGCTGGCCGAGGCCGAGGTTGAATACCACGAACACAAATCCATCACCATCTGGGTGAAATTTCCGGTGGTGAAGGCGGCGGCCCCCGAAATCGACGGCGCGTCGGTTGTCATCTGGACGACCACGCCATGGACCATGCCATCGAACCGCGCGATCGCTGCGGGCGCTGACATGGATTACGCGGTTTATACCGTGGACGCGGTGGCCGATGGCGCACGCGTCAAACAGGGCGAAAAGCTGGTGCTGAACCAGAAACTGGCCGAGGACGTGCGCGAAAAATCCGGCATTGCAGCATGGACCAAGGGCGCGGAATTCAAGGGCGCGGCGCTGGCCGGGACGGTCTGCGCCCACCCGCTGCGCGGCAAGGGGTACGAATTCGACGTGCCGGTGCTGATGGGCGATTTCGTCACCGACGATGCCGGGACCGGCTTTGTCCATATCGCGCCCGGCCACGGCGCCGACGACTTTGAGCTCGGCCGCGCCAACGGCATCGAAATTCCCGACAATGTCGACGATGACGGGCGCTTCCGCGCTTCTGTGCCATTGTTCGGCGGTCTGGCGATTTTCAATGCCAAGGGTGAATTCGATCAGGGCAATTTCGCGCCGCTCAAGGCGATCGACGAGGTTGGGAACCTTCTCGCCAAGGGCTCGCTGCGCCACGATTACCCGCATAGCTGGCGGTCAAAGGCGCCGCTGATCTTCCGCACCACGCCGCAATGGTTCATTTCGATGGAAACCAACGACCTGCGCGCAAAGGCGTTGAAGGCGATCGGCGAAACGAAATGGTATCCGCCGCAGGGTGAAAACCGTATCCGCGCGATGGTCGAATCGCGCCCCGACTGGTGCATCAGCCGCCAGCGCGCATGGGGCGTGCCGATCGCGATTTTCGTCGATCGTGCGACCGGAAACGTGCTGCGTGACGCCGACGTTTGCAAACGCATCGCGGATATTTTTGAATCCGAAGGGTCCGACGCGTGGTTCGCGCGCGACCCGCAGGATTTTCTGGGTGAAAAATACAACGCTGCCGATTACCAGCAGGTGCGCGACATCGTCGATGTCTGGTTTGAATCCGGTTCGACACACCAGTTCGTGCTGGCGCCGCGCGGCCTGCCATGGCCCGCCGATCTGTACCTCGAAGGTTCGGACCAGCATCGCGGCTGGTTTCATTCCTCCTTGCTTGAATCCTGCGGCACCGTGGGCCGCGCGCCCTATAACGCGGTGCTGACCCATGGTTTCGTGCTCGACGAAAAGGGCATGAAAATGTCCAAATCGACAGGCAACGTCGTCGCGCCGCAAAGCGTGATGGAAAAATATGGCGCCGACATCCTGCGTCTGTGGACCATCACCACTGATTACAGCGAAGACGTGCGCATCGGCGACACCGTCCTCAAGACCACCGCCGACATGTACCGTCGCATCCGCAATACCTATAAATACCTGCTCGGCGCGCTTGACGGTTTCACGCCGGACGAGGCGGTGGATCTGAACGATCTTGAAAAACTGCCTGCGCTCGAACGCTATATGCTGCACCTGCTCTCCACGCTCGACGGCGATGTGCGCAAGGCGATCGCGGATTTCGATTTCGGACGCATGGCGCATCTGGTCTATGGCTTCTGCAACGGGCCGCTCTCCGCCTTTTATTTCGATATCCGCAAGGACCGCCTGTATTGCGACCGTCCGGACATGTTTGAACGTCGCGCGACCCGCAGCGTGATGGCGGCGATGCTGGAATCCCTGTGCGGCTGGCTGGCCCCGGTCCTCAGCTTCACCGCGGACGAGGCCTGGCAGTATCGCCCGCGCGGTATCTTCAAAAACGATGCGGACTCGGTGCATCTGACCGATTTCGTAACCCTGCCTGAAAGCTGGCGCGACCCGGCGCTGGCCGAAAAATGGGACCGCGTTCTGGCCGTGCGCGACGTCGTGCTGGGCGCGATGGAAATCGCGCGCAAGGACAAGATGATTGGTTCCGCGCTTGAGGCGCACCCGCATATCTACATAAATGCAGACTCACCGGATGATATCGACTGGGCGGAAATCGTGATCACCTCGCAGACGACGCTGATCCGTGGTGCCGCGCCCGAAGGCGCCTTTACTCTGCCCGGCGTACCGGGCGTGGGCGTGGTCGTCGGGCGGGCCGAAGGAAAAAAATGTGAACGCAGCTGGAAAATCCTGCCCGATGTTGGCATGGACGTAGAATTTCCGACTCTGACCCCGCGCGATGCCGATGCGGTACGCGCGTTCCTAAAAAAAAACCGGAAGGCGGCCTGA
- the lspA gene encoding signal peptidase II, protein MARLFGPLLAIGILLLDQITKYLVTEILFRSALNVGATESFVGWILNPPERLGPVTLVLSPFLNLTMVWNSGISFGALGGGMLGDYSNLILIVGTLVIAAGFALWMMRSIRVVEIIALAMIVGGALGNLTDRVRFGAVIDFLDFYWENAHFPAFNVADASISIGVALLLIHGLFFAKDTG, encoded by the coding sequence ATGGCGCGACTGTTCGGCCCCCTGCTTGCCATCGGCATCCTGCTCCTTGACCAGATCACCAAATATCTGGTGACCGAAATCCTGTTTCGCTCCGCCCTGAACGTAGGCGCGACCGAGTCCTTTGTGGGCTGGATTCTCAATCCGCCCGAACGTCTGGGTCCTGTGACGCTGGTCCTTTCGCCCTTTCTCAACCTGACCATGGTCTGGAATTCGGGCATCAGCTTCGGCGCGCTGGGCGGCGGGATGTTGGGCGATTACTCGAATTTGATCCTGATCGTGGGGACTCTGGTCATCGCGGCGGGGTTTGCGCTTTGGATGATGCGTTCGATACGGGTGGTGGAAATCATCGCGCTGGCGATGATCGTGGGCGGGGCGCTGGGCAATTTGACCGACCGCGTCCGTTTCGGGGCAGTGATCGACTTTCTTGATTTTTACTGGGAAAACGCCCATTTCCCGGCTTTTAACGTGGCCGACGCCTCAATTTCCATAGGGGTTGCGCTGTTGCTCATTCACGGCCTATTTTTTGCCAAAGACACAGGCTAG
- a CDS encoding DUF3035 domain-containing protein — protein MMIKNPISLMLLAATMTLAACGGDANVKQELGLQAAPPDEFSVVTRAPLSVPPDYTLRPPRPGEDRPMEISVREQTKQTVFGVSDTKAAATQNSGTNGAFLSKLGVGQADPNIRSSVNTEVKEMDKKDQPVVERLLFWKEKTPPGKTIDPVEEQKRLQAEGATDNGTTTIEKRNEDILQTP, from the coding sequence ATGATGATCAAGAACCCGATTTCCCTGATGCTGCTGGCCGCGACGATGACACTTGCGGCTTGCGGCGGCGATGCCAATGTGAAACAGGAACTGGGCCTTCAGGCCGCACCGCCCGATGAATTTTCGGTGGTGACCCGCGCGCCGCTTTCGGTGCCGCCCGATTACACCCTGCGCCCGCCCCGCCCGGGCGAGGATCGGCCGATGGAAATTTCGGTCCGTGAACAGACCAAACAGACGGTCTTCGGCGTCAGTGACACCAAAGCAGCCGCGACGCAGAATTCGGGCACGAACGGCGCGTTTCTCTCGAAACTCGGTGTTGGGCAGGCCGACCCCAATATCCGGTCCTCGGTGAATACCGAAGTCAAGGAAATGGATAAAAAGGACCAGCCCGTCGTCGAACGCCTGCTGTTCTGGAAGGAAAAGACGCCGCCCGGAAAAACCATCGATCCGGTGGAGGAGCAAAAACGCCTTCAGGCCGAGGGCGCGACCGATAACGGCACGACCACGATTGAAAAGCGTAACGAAGACATACTTCAGACGCCCTGA
- a CDS encoding insulinase family protein gives MTLRPAATRLFLFSAFFVLAMAACAPASALAGVYNAQTATLKNGMQVVVIPNHRTPALTHMIWYKSGAGDEPIGVSGTAHFMEHLMFKGTPTLGPGKFSETVQRMGGEDNAFTSWDYTAYHETVPKDRLGDVMRMEADRMKNLTPTLPDILHEKQVVMEERRQNVESDPGVLLRERMNNVLFPNHPYGRPVIGWMPEMQGLRWVDALTFYKKWYAPDNAILVVSGDTTLDQVLPLAEATYGKIPAQTLPHKGRPVSPVLEGEIAVIVQREDIRQPSWQRELRVPSAPENPDAALRLELLEDLFGGDTGRLYRELVVKQKIATDVDVSYNPYARDDGTWLVYATPAPGVDMQKLAGAVNAVFENASVNGFTPQEVRAAITRMQDDAVYARDSLAGPAMRVGEALAVGVKLDDIESWPDRLEKLTPIDAQAALNTYIAGKLGVSGFMIPLKVEGLM, from the coding sequence GTGACCCTTCGTCCTGCCGCCACCCGGCTTTTCCTGTTTTCGGCCTTTTTCGTGCTGGCCATGGCTGCGTGCGCGCCCGCATCCGCACTGGCCGGTGTTTACAACGCCCAGACCGCGACCCTGAAAAACGGAATGCAGGTCGTGGTCATCCCCAATCACCGCACGCCGGCGCTTACCCACATGATCTGGTACAAATCGGGCGCGGGGGACGAACCGATCGGCGTATCCGGCACCGCGCATTTCATGGAACACCTGATGTTCAAGGGGACGCCCACGCTCGGCCCCGGAAAATTCTCCGAAACGGTTCAACGCATGGGCGGCGAGGATAACGCGTTTACCTCGTGGGACTACACCGCCTATCACGAAACCGTGCCCAAGGACCGCTTGGGCGACGTCATGCGGATGGAGGCGGACCGCATGAAAAATCTGACGCCGACTTTGCCCGACATCCTGCACGAAAAACAGGTGGTGATGGAGGAGCGCCGCCAGAACGTCGAAAGCGACCCCGGCGTGCTGTTGCGCGAACGCATGAACAACGTGCTGTTCCCCAATCATCCCTATGGCCGCCCGGTCATCGGTTGGATGCCGGAAATGCAGGGCCTGCGCTGGGTCGATGCGCTGACCTTCTATAAAAAATGGTACGCGCCCGACAATGCCATACTGGTGGTTTCCGGCGACACCACGCTCGATCAGGTCCTGCCGCTGGCCGAGGCGACCTACGGCAAGATTCCGGCCCAAACACTTCCGCACAAAGGGCGCCCCGTTTCTCCGGTTCTGGAAGGCGAAATCGCGGTCATCGTCCAGCGCGAGGATATTCGCCAACCCTCATGGCAACGCGAACTGCGCGTGCCCTCTGCCCCGGAAAACCCGGACGCGGCCCTGCGTCTCGAACTGCTTGAGGATTTGTTCGGCGGTGATACCGGCCGCCTGTACCGGGAACTGGTGGTCAAACAGAAAATCGCGACCGATGTCGATGTGTCATACAACCCCTATGCCCGCGACGATGGTACATGGCTTGTCTATGCGACGCCCGCGCCCGGCGTCGACATGCAGAAACTGGCGGGCGCGGTAAATGCCGTGTTTGAAAACGCCAGTGTCAACGGCTTCACGCCGCAAGAGGTGCGCGCCGCCATCACCCGCATGCAGGACGACGCCGTCTATGCCCGCGACTCGCTGGCTGGTCCAGCGATGCGGGTAGGCGAGGCGCTGGCCGTGGGTGTGAAACTGGACGATATTGAATCCTGGCCGGACCGCCTTGAAAAACTCACCCCCATCGACGCGCAGGCAGCGTTGAACACGTATATCGCGGGCAAGCTGGGTGTCAGCGGGTTCATGATCCCCTTGAAGGTGGAAGGCTTGATGTAA
- a CDS encoding insulinase family protein, with protein MMPRFLLAVFLYLALALPALASTAVPGRVLDIQSFKTPNGITVWLVEDHSLPVIALSFAIKGGASLDPAGRQGVSQLLSNTLDEGAGEIKSPEFQGALRDNAIDLRFASDRDDFSGSLRTLTRHQDKAFDLLHLALRAPRFDPDAVERMKQANLTRIRSAMTDADWIGARLSNDLSFKGHPYARNIGGTLAGMNALTPADLHDAWLRDVARDRLFVGVSGDMTKDQAASAVDRIFGDLPVGAKQAALPESPMPAPEKPVFYATPQPQTNMTLIWPGIGLHDPDHYAAVVMDYIYGGGGFSSLLMDEVREKRGLTYGIYSGMTNLDHADRYTVMASMQPQNVASSVETVEAIADRMKNQDVSADRLAAAKEYLIGSLPLSFSSTRAIAGALTALQVNGRPVSAYDDYREKIAKVTPADIRRAAARIFNQKPQIILVGAKPQGLDVNTITVLPDVEGSVTK; from the coding sequence ATGATGCCCCGTTTCCTGCTTGCCGTTTTTTTGTATTTGGCGCTGGCGCTGCCCGCCTTGGCCTCGACGGCTGTTCCCGGGCGCGTGCTGGATATCCAATCCTTCAAGACGCCCAACGGCATAACCGTCTGGCTGGTCGAGGATCACAGCCTGCCCGTGATCGCGCTTTCCTTTGCTATCAAGGGCGGCGCATCGCTGGATCCTGCGGGGCGGCAGGGCGTTTCGCAGCTTTTGTCGAACACGCTTGACGAAGGCGCGGGTGAAATCAAATCGCCGGAATTTCAGGGCGCGCTGCGCGATAATGCGATCGACTTGCGCTTTGCTTCCGACCGTGATGATTTTTCCGGCAGCCTGCGCACTTTGACCCGGCATCAGGACAAGGCGTTCGACCTTCTCCATCTGGCGTTGCGCGCGCCGCGCTTCGACCCCGACGCGGTCGAACGCATGAAGCAGGCGAATTTGACGCGCATCCGTTCCGCCATGACCGATGCCGACTGGATCGGCGCGCGCCTGTCCAACGATCTGTCTTTCAAGGGCCATCCTTATGCCCGTAATATCGGCGGCACGCTGGCCGGCATGAACGCGCTTACTCCGGCCGATCTGCACGACGCATGGCTGCGCGACGTTGCGCGCGATCGCCTGTTCGTGGGCGTCAGTGGCGACATGACGAAAGATCAGGCGGCCTCGGCTGTCGATCGTATCTTCGGCGATCTGCCTGTGGGCGCAAAACAAGCCGCCCTGCCGGAAAGCCCGATGCCTGCGCCCGAAAAGCCGGTTTTTTATGCAACGCCGCAGCCCCAGACCAATATGACGCTGATCTGGCCGGGCATCGGCCTGCACGATCCCGATCACTATGCCGCGGTGGTGATGGATTATATATACGGCGGCGGTGGGTTTTCCTCGCTGCTGATGGATGAGGTGCGCGAAAAACGCGGCCTGACCTACGGGATTTATTCGGGCATGACCAATCTCGATCATGCCGATCGCTATACGGTCATGGCCTCGATGCAGCCGCAAAACGTTGCGTCCAGCGTTGAAACAGTCGAAGCGATCGCGGATCGGATGAAAAATCAGGACGTATCGGCGGACCGTCTTGCCGCGGCGAAGGAATACCTGATCGGTTCCCTGCCGTTGAGCTTTTCCTCCACCCGCGCGATCGCGGGCGCCTTGACCGCGCTGCAGGTCAATGGCCGCCCGGTAAGCGCCTATGACGATTACCGCGAAAAAATCGCAAAGGTGACGCCCGCCGATATTCGCCGCGCGGCCGCCCGAATCTTCAACCAGAAACCGCAGATCATTCTGGTGGGCGCGAAACCGCAGGGCCTGGATGTGAACACGATCACGGTCCTGCCGGATGTCGAGGGGAGCGTCACGAAATGA